In the Gorilla gorilla gorilla isolate KB3781 chromosome 1, NHGRI_mGorGor1-v2.1_pri, whole genome shotgun sequence genome, ctcaagatacaaaatcaatgtgcaaaaatcacaagcattcttctacaccaataacagacaaacagacagccaaattatgagtgaactcccattcacaattgcttcaaagagaataaaatacttaggaatccaacttacaagggacgtgaaggacctcttcaaggacaactacaaaccactgcttaatgaaatgaaagaggatacaaagaaatggaagaacattccatgctcatgggtaggaagaatcaatatcgtgaaaatggccatactgcccaaggtaatttatagattcaatgccatccccatcaagctaccaatgactttcttcacagaattggaaaaaaatactttaaagttcatatggaaccaaaagagagcccacattgccaagtcaatcctaagccaaaagaacaaagctggaggcatcacgctacctgacttcaaactatactacaaggctacagtaaccaaaacagcatggtactggtaccaaaacagagatatagaccaatggaacagaacagagccctcagaaataatgctgcatatctacaactctctgatctttgacaaacctgacaaaaacaagcaatggggaaaggattccctatttaaaaaatggtgctgggaaaactggctagccatatgtagaaagctgaaactggatcccttccttacaccttatacaaaaattaattcaagatggattaaagacttaaatattagacctaaaaccataaaaaccctagaagaaaacctaggcaataccattcaggacataggcatgggcaaggacttcatgtctaaaacaccaaaagcaatggcaacaaaagccaaaattgacaaatgggatctaattaaactaaagagcttctgcacagcaaaagaaactaccatcagagtgaacaggcaacctacacaatgggagaaaatttttgcaatctacttatctgacaaagggctaataatatacagaatctacaatgaactcaaacaaattcacaagaaaaaaacaaccccatcaaaaagcgggcaaagaatatgaatggacacttctcaaaagaagacatttatgcagccaaaagacacatgaaaaaatgctcatcatcactggccatcagagaaatgcaaatcaaaactacaatgagataccatctcacaccagttagaatggtgatcattaaaaagtcaggaaacaacaggtgctggagaggatgtggagaaataggaacacttttacactgttgatgggactgtaaactagttcaaccattgtggaagtcaatgtggcaattcctcagggatctagagtagaaataccatttgacccagccatcgcattactgggtatatacccaaaggattataaaacatgctgctataaagacccatgcacacgtatgtttattgtggcactattcacaatagcaaagacttggaaccaacccaaatgtccaacaatgatagactggattaagaaaatgtggcacatatacaccatggaatactatgcagccataaaaaagatgagttcatgtcctttgtagggacacggatgaagctggaaaccatcgttctcagcaaactgtctcaaggacaaaaaaccaaacactgcatgttctcactcataggtgggaattgaacaatgagaacacatggacacaggaaggggaacatcagacaccagggcctgttgtggggtgggggaaggggggagggatagcattaggagatatacctaatgttaaatgacgagttaatgggtgcagcacaccaacatggcacacgtatacatatgtaactaacctgcacgttatgcacatgtaccctaaaacttaaagtaaaaaaatatatatatatattgaatgaatgaatgaatggcaaatTTCAGGTTATTTAGTGCAACATACTGTCAGAAATAGAAGTCTTACTGTATACATAATTGTAATTTTGAGAAAGTCTTAATGTATACATAATGATGATCTTTTTCTAGCAATTTTCAAGTTGTATTCTTATCTTCCTCCTGAACATGATGAAAACGTTGGCATGCTTTAAATATCCACTGATTATCCTCCTTATCTTGTTATGTAGAAattcagttttgcatttttaaacacATGAAATAAGTTACTAATTTTGTAGTCACTAGCAATTAAATCTAGCAGtactcaaaaaatcaaaaaaaaagaaaagacattaagGACCTTGATTGATACAATCAGATTTTTAATGTCAGTTTAAATTTAACTAGAAAACCCTATGAAAAGTAGGGCAGTGATCCCAGGGACTTaggaatataaatgtattttaaaatatttagcagaCAAAATTAAAAGGATCTTATGTTGAATTTGTGGTAATGAGACAAAATAGCAGAGATTAAGTCCCAAATGTCAAATTGACCTCCATCCAATTTGTGGAATCCATGTATATATCTTTGCATTTTCTTACCATGCTATAAGTACTGAATAATTATTCAGTAATTGAAAAGATATTTAGCCTTTAAAgtcattgtctatttttttccagatttaaaaggcaagtaaaaaaaatttagtagTGGTGGTTGACATAAATCTTACAAAAGAAGTAATAAGTAATTACTTCTGTGGAAACATGAGGGATCACCTCCACCTCACCCGCTTTATCTCCTATGTGAGCTTTCTGCCCAGGTCTAGGAAACAAATTGATACAAGATGGATTAACGAAGGAAAAGCATATGAGTTTTATGCATTTCACATGTACATGGGAATCCTCACAAAAGTgtgaaatctaaataaatggtCAAAGCAAGATGTCTTTATACTTTTAGAAACAGAATGATAAATTgcagaaaaaattacaaaaaagaaaagacactggCTCAAAACCATAAATTCCAGGGGAGTCCCTAGGAGGTATATGGGGGTGTAAAGATAGTGAAAAATAAGAGTTAATTCTGGTAGTTTATTTATTCAGGTCCACTGCATTCCCCCAATTCCCACGCTGTAGTGATAAGGGCtattttctattccattacaGGGAGGGTACCGAAAGAGTATTAGAATGTACCAAAGACTCCTGGAGGAATCTTTAGAGCTTGCTGCATGCCAAAAAAGACAGGTCAGATAACCTCTTCCTCTAATGTTAACCAAAATTTCTTCAATGTTTTCAGCTCAAACTAATAAATATGCCAACTTAGCATATTTGTGGATGGCAtatcattcattccttcaattTACCCTATTTGACTATTGAACCACAGCTCTATTTGACTACTGAACCACAGCTTCTTGTGATGAGAAAGATACTCATCctttaaaatagaaagaatactCATGTCCCTTTCCATAAATCAAATTTTGCTAATGTAATACATAAGAAATCTCTAAATGCACAGAGTCTATGTTATGAAATCCACATAGATACCACACGATATAAAATTTGCATCTCCTAGACTAAGGACATGAAACAATTAAAGAATGACTGTGAAGTGCGAAATAATAACCACAGCATAACATTTGCATGCAAAGAACAATGGCTAAAACGAGGCACAATGAACAGTGAGCCAAGGACTCTGTGAGGTAATGAATTCGTTAATTTCCCCACCAAGAGGAATTATCGTCCAACTTTCAAAATTATCTGGAGTACATTCTCATAAACAAGGTAGCAAATGACAGTAGATttgaataatttgacttctttttctgttgttcttcTTAATGACCTTAAGGGGAAAGGAGTGGCCTCTAAGTGAAGACAGCATGTCAGAGGGGTGACCTCTTTATCTCCAATCCCAGGGTCATTGGCATGAAAAATAGGATTACCATTGCCTCTACAGAAATGTCAGCAGTAAATGTCAGTGATGCCATTTACTGATCAGGTACAAGGCAcccattttgtttttcagtaaaCTAACTTCAGAGAGATGGAATGATTTCCCCAAGGCCATGGTATGTCAGAGAAAATCACAGAGCTAGGTCTCCTGATTCCCTCCATGAATCACTACCTGGAATGGGTATAGGGTCTGAACCAGACACCATTGCTTAATTCAGTCCTCCCTCAGGCTCtttccaataataataattaacaaaaaCAGCAGACATTCTTAGACTATTCAAGCTGCTGTGAAAAAAACCTTAAACTGGGGTAacctataaacaacagaaacatatTTATCAGAGgtgtggaagctgggaagtccaagacaaGGTGCCTGAAGATTCAGTGTCTGGAGAAATcttgctttctggttcatagatggtggcTTCTATGACATCATAGATGGCACCATCTACTGTGAcgtcacatggtagaagggatgAACAAGCTCCCTTGAGCCTCCTTTAGAAAGGCATTAATCTTATTCAAGAAGGtgctgccctcatgacctaatcatttcCCAAAAGGCCCCTACTCCTAATACTCTCATTTTAGGGGTTTAGATTTAAACATATAGATTTTCAGAGGATACAAACACTCAGACCATCACACATTCCCACCACTATCCTAGACTGCATGATGTCATTCACTTCCTGCCCACTCTTTCCATCCTTCTCAGGACTGGCCTCACGGGCATATGCACAGGGTTCACACTCAAAGGGCTCCATGCATGGTTTCATGCTCTTCTGTTGTCGTTGAAATATCTAATAATTTCATCTCTGAGTATGAATGTGATAGAGGAGCTAGACAGGCTGGCAGTGTTAGCACGCAGTTTGGGTCCACTGGTAGTGACTACACAAGTGGGCTCAGGCAACAACCACGTGGGGCAATTGGCCTGGTCTTCTCATGCGCGcacgtgcgcgcgcacacacacacacacacacacacacatcttgtaATACTTCACAGCACCACAGGACCCAAGCAGTGTCTGGGGTATGCCTGGGCTCATATTGATGGTGATGACAGAAGCAGCAGTGCAGGTGGCAGTAGGGTCCAAGTGTCCCTAGCTTGGAAGAGAGGAGGTGCTTGCCCTGGCAGCAGCAAGTGACTGCTGATGGGATGCCTGTTTTCCCTCTGTCCCAGAGTCCACGCCTGTTGTATTCATTGAATATCAGAAAAGGAAAAGCCAGGAATATTAGCAGTAAACATTGTTAgcaaattattacaaaataaaaatatacactgCTCATTGCAGCAAAACACAAAAAGGACTTACTCTGATTCATAAGACAAGTTCAAAATATGTGTTTTAACTGCAACAACATTGCAAAACAAATATCCACAGGCTTAGAAATAGAAATGATGTTAAAGAGCATTTCAAGAATTTTAACTATGTAATACTTTACTGTTAACTTTAGTCATAGAAGAGAACAATAGAATTTATTtctacaaaatactgatgaaaggaaatgaagaagaatacaaacaaatggaaagacatccaatgctcgtggattggaagaattaatattatttaaatgaccaaacctcagattcaatgcaatgtctgtcaaaataccaatgacattctgcaCATAAATAGTAAAAACAATTCTAAGATTTGTATGAACTatgaaagaccccaaatagccaaatcaatcctgaaaaaaagagcaaagctggaagcATAACAGTAgcaaacttcaaactatactacaaagatgtagtaatcaaaacagaatagtactggcataaaaacagatgcatagaaCAATGACACAGAACAGATAATTCAGCAATAAATCCATGTATCTCTAGCtaactgatttaatttttttatttttaatcactatggatacataatagtaatatgtaattatagagtgtatgtgatgttttgataaacacatacaatgtgtaatgatcaaatcagggtaattgggataacCAGCaccccaaatatgtatcatttctctctgttgggaacattccaatcccaaactttcagttattttttaatatatacaatatattctaCAATGAATTATTGTTTGCtacagtcactctgttgtgctaccACATACTGGCTCTTATTCATGCTATCTATATTTTTACAATCATTAACCGTCCCCACTTTATCCCCCCTCCCCTATACCCTTTCGATCCTCTGGTGACCACCAGTCTATTATCTATTTCTAttagttcaatttttaaaatttttaggtcCTAggtaggagtgagaacatgcaaaatctgtctttctgtgcctgacataGTTAAATGATATCTGACAACAATGCCAAGAACATTTATTGGGAAactgacagtctcttcaatataaGGTGCTTgtgaaactggatatccatatgcagaaaaatgaaactaaactCCCAATTCTTACACTATaccaaaatcaacataaaatggGTTAAAGACCTAAGTGTAATCATTCTTGATCACTGATGGCACCTTCCAATACTTGTTGTTGATCTAAAATTTACCTGATGTTAAATCATTTCCCTGGGATTCATTCCACTACAGAAAGCATAAACTTGTCATAGGCCATCCAGAGTGGTATCAGGGCTTAAGAACCACTGATGAGCCTTCTGCTAAATCTCAGTAACAATAAGTCCCCCTAAATTGAAAGAAAGAGTAACTGGTACGTTAAGTGTCTAagataagaaacagaaaacatcttATGGCTTTCAGTTAGATCCACCAAGTcaggagatttttgtttttgttttagacataaccaaaaaaaaattttaattactggaaaataaattgaaaataataaaattgttatgctgagtgccaacttcagttaggccattttcattttcatttctgcatGACCAAAAAAAACATTCTTATTGACAACATATTAGCAAAAATATGTACCTCCAAAATTTTTGGAAAAAGGCCATCAAGAAAAAAGGTTTCTtagaattatgtatatatttgtaaaacaatTTTGTCCATATATCAGTGATTTTCTTCTTCCCTTGGTTAGTTTTAGTCCTGCACTCTAGGAAGgacataatattttaattactatacACTGCTGAATGGATGTGTATCTGAGTCCTGAGACCTTAGGCAGAAAGTGTTTCTacattttcacagagcagattctCTGACTCACTCGTGTCAGGGCCCCCATCACCTCCTTGTTCCTCAGGCTATAGATGATGGGGTTGAGCACTGGGGTGAGGATGGTGTAGAAGACAGCCAGAACCTTGTCCTCTGTTGGAGATCACCGGGATCTTGGACGTAGATAAGTGTAGAGAAAAGGTGCATAGTAGAAAGTTACTACAGTGAGGTGGGTGCTGCAGGTCAAATaggctttcttcctcccttctgcaGATTTCATGTGGTAGACAGCAAGGAGAATCCGGCCATAGGAACATGAAATACCAATGAAGGGAAACACGAGAAAGATGGTGGTGCTCAAAAACACTGTGCCCTCGTAGACCCAGGTGTCCATGCAGGCCAGAGTCACCATTGCTGGGACATCACAGAAGAAATGATTGATGGCCCTGGATCGGCAATAAGGAATATGGAGTACATATACAGTGTGAGCACAAGCATTGATCGAGCCTATGATTCAAGACCCTGCTATCATCAGCACACACACTCTTTTGCTCATGCGGATGAGATAGTGGAGAGGAAAGCAAATAGCAATGTAACGATCATAGGCCATAGATGCCAAAAGTAGTGCTTCTGCACCTCCTAATGCCAAGAAGAAGAAACTCTGAATCCCACACCCAGTGAAGGAGATAGACTTGtttccaggcagaaaatcagATGCCGTCTTAGGAACAATGGTGGAGATGTAATTTAGGTCAATGAGGGAGAGCTGACTAAGTAGGAAATACATGGGTGTGTGGAGGCGGGTATCCAAGAAGATGAGAAGAATCATGGATAGGTTTCCAATTAGAgccatcaggaaaatgaaaacaatgagaatgaagaagaaaaggtcAATTCTTGATGGTGGAAACAGCCCCAATAAGATGAAATAAGTTGATGTTTGATTGTAATTTTCCATGGGGCATTCCTACAATCCATCTGGAAGGGAGACACAAGAGTAAGTTACGAACAGTAATTCGCCCTTATCTGCAGGGGATGCATTCCAAGCCCCCCAGTGGATGTTTGAAACTGCAGTTGATACTGAACCCTAAATACACTATTATTTTTGTCTATACATACTTCTGATAaagtttaattaataaattagacaagtaagagattaacaagagtaactgataataaaatagaacaattatacagtatactataatataaatatgtgaatatgATCTCTATCTTTCTCAAAATCttttattgtactgtactcagacttctttattctgatttttacctattttgaaaaaagaaatcttattttcttACCCAGAGTTTCACATTTGATGAGATCAACATTTGTTACcagtttttttctgagaaatatgtaaatttataagaAAGATACCTCTATTACAACTTCAATAGAATATGAATGGTTTACTGCCTGACGCAAACTCAGATATATTCAAAGTCAAATATTATACTGAATACCTATGCATAGAAAGTCAATATAAATGCATACATTACAgatttatatttgaataaattagTCTTACCTTTATAGAATGATCTGttatatttccacacttattctttttctatttttttaagtgacagggtctccctctgttacccaggctggagtgcagtggcaagatcatagctcactgcagccttgaacttctgggctcaagtgatcctcctgcctcagcctcctgagtagctgcgactacagccACGTGCCACAATGCCTAGTTAACTTTATACTTTTGTAGACATGAAgtgtcactgtgttgctcaggctggttttgaaccctcGGCCTcagtaatcctcctgtctcggccttgcaaagtgctgcgATTGCAGGCAACAGCTCCCCACCCAACCCACGTTTATTCTGTCAGATTTACTTCTAAAACTGCAGCAGCTTGTCTCTCATTTTGAGAAACTTGAATGATCTTTGTGCAATAATGCCAAGTCGAACTTCTTTTGTCAGTTATAATTTGCTCCTCCTATTTAGAAACCTAGAATAAATCCTTATTGCTATGTCCCTTTTACGGAAAGTCATATTAATCCACACTCTTGATTTTCAATATTCATCATCATCCATTCTCTTTGGTCTCCTTGCCTAATTTCAGAATACTCTATTTAAAGCAGACCCCTTACCAAATGTGTTACAGATTTtgtcttttgcttctctagtGATTAGATAACATTACACATTGCTTTATGGACCCTTCAAAAGAATGCACTTGGAGGAGCGTTCAATTgcctaaataaaaaaaagaaactaaaattctGACAGACTTCTAGGTAGAGGTGTGTTAGAAATTCCACTCCAGATGTAAGACATCAGTAAACAGCTTTGCACAGTATGCCTAAAAGAACTGGAGTTTTTAGGCTTAAATATTAGTCTAGAGCCAAAGATCACCAGAATTTGGAGCAAGTATAACAACATGTACGAGGAAGATTCCCAGTGTGCAAACACAGACAAATATGCACAATCACACACAGTCATATGCATAAATACACtgactttaaaatgattaaaatatgcaGAAAGAATAGTTTTTTGTGATCAAAATTCCTATCTTCAGAGATGTATGATCTGTTATGAAatccataaaataaatatcatttgcTATATGAAAGGATGTGACACGTAATATTAAAgaacttttgaaaactaaaattgtattaattgataaaaatattaagcGGAAGTTTCAAAAGACAAAGTAAGAAAACTATATTTGAAGgtaaacaaaagcaacaacaacatgaAAAGACTGCTATTTAGGGAAGATAGAACAATGAGGGAATTCATACAGGAGGACCAATATGTGCTTAAGGACATTCCTAGAAAGGGATATAGCAAAATAATAGTGAAGTTagtattcttaaaaaaatttctctCAACTGAAATATATTAACTATCATGTTCAAAtgcaatagtttttttttgtattgcagCAATAAATTCTGTAAGATGAAATGATGTTGTCAACCCCTGATTGCAGACATAAAGTGGAATGTAATTCTGCTGTGACAATGGGAGAAGGGTAAGGAACCTGGGGGTGATTATGGAGGAGGGAGCAGGTCGCTATCCATGCTAGCGTATATCATGGGTCAAGGAATGCTATTTGGGATATAGAAATCAGGCATTAGCAGATGAACGTATTGTCTAAAAATACAAGGGCAAATATGGGGAAAAACTGGAAAGATAAATTGAAGTCCTTG is a window encoding:
- the OR2L8 gene encoding LOW QUALITY PROTEIN: olfactory receptor 2L8 (The sequence of the model RefSeq protein was modified relative to this genomic sequence to represent the inferred CDS: substituted 2 bases at 2 genomic stop codons), which encodes MENYNQTSTYFILLGLFPPSRIDLFFFILIVFIFLMALIGNLSMILLIFLDTRLHTPMYFLLSQLSLIDLNYISTIVPKTASDFLPGNKSISFTGCGIQSFFFLALGGAEALLLASMAYDRYIAICFPLHYLIRMSKRVCVLMIAGSXIIGSINACAHTVYVLHIPYCRSRAINHFFCDVPAMVTLACMDTWVYEGTVFLSTTIFLVFPFIGISCSYGRILLAVYHMKSAEGRKKAYLTCSTHLTVVTFYYAPFLYTYLRPRSRXSPTEDKVLAVFYTILTPVLNPIIYSLRNKEVMGALTRVSQRICSVKM